A stretch of Gemmatimonas aurantiaca T-27 DNA encodes these proteins:
- the leuS gene encoding leucine--tRNA ligase, with protein sequence MSEIALPTPYDPRSIEPKWQTRWTERATNRAKLDTPERPFYALMMFPYPSAEGLHVGNLFAFTGSDISARFHRLIGHDVFQPLGFDAFGIHSENYALKVGAHPMELTPKNVGNFTRQLERAGFMIDWNQKVDTSRADYYKWTQWVFLQLHKQGLAYKKAAAVNWCPTDKTVLANEQVEGGLCERCGTAVEQRFLEQWFFRISEYAPRLLSNLDWLDWSPVTKQAQRNWIGKSEGAQLTFAVSGRSERITVFTTRADTIFGATYLVLAPEHPLVASITTDAQRSDVAAYQERATKQDLISRKSSKDKTGVFTGAYAVNPATGQNIPIWIADYVLMEYGTGAIMAVPGHDERDFEFAQVFDLPVVRVVAAADQQADTALGDAAFTDDDDACRLVNSGPFDGLAVRDAKREVTAWLADGGHGTAVTNYRLHDWCISRQRYWGPPIPIIYCEDCGAVPVPESQLPVELPFIPDFKPDDSGISPLARHEEWYRVPCPTCGKNARRETDVSDTFLDSAWYFLRYPSATRDDVPFDAARTKTWLPVNSYIGGNEHAVLHLLYSRFITMVLKDAGHIDFEEPFTRFRAHGMIIREGAKMSKSKGNVINPDQYMEEWGADAFRMYLMFLGPYEEGGDFRDQGISGVRRFLDRLWASVRDAVRDGSPDPDVIRKLHRTIKKVGEDSANLGYNTAIAAMMEYMNAVRRGERVAHRAEVEPLVQLVAPYAPHLAEECWETLGHQGSVFDAGWPSFDAAQLVDDEVDLVVQVNGKVRGKIRVPADIGSDEAMVRAVSDETIAKFVVGTPKKVIFVPKRLLNIVV encoded by the coding sequence ATGTCCGAAATCGCCCTGCCGACCCCGTACGACCCGCGATCCATCGAGCCCAAGTGGCAGACCCGATGGACCGAGCGCGCCACCAATCGCGCCAAGCTCGACACCCCTGAGCGCCCGTTTTATGCGCTGATGATGTTCCCGTATCCGAGCGCCGAAGGGCTGCACGTCGGGAACCTCTTTGCCTTCACGGGCAGTGACATTTCTGCCCGATTCCATCGGTTGATCGGACATGACGTGTTCCAGCCGCTGGGGTTCGACGCGTTTGGTATCCACTCGGAGAACTATGCGCTGAAGGTGGGCGCACATCCGATGGAGCTGACGCCGAAGAACGTCGGCAACTTCACGCGGCAGCTCGAGCGGGCCGGCTTCATGATCGACTGGAACCAGAAGGTCGACACGTCGCGCGCCGACTACTACAAGTGGACGCAGTGGGTCTTCCTGCAACTGCACAAGCAGGGGCTCGCGTACAAAAAGGCGGCGGCGGTGAACTGGTGTCCCACCGACAAGACCGTGCTCGCCAACGAGCAGGTCGAAGGGGGACTGTGTGAACGGTGTGGCACCGCCGTCGAGCAGCGTTTCCTCGAGCAGTGGTTCTTCCGCATCTCGGAGTATGCGCCGCGTCTGCTGAGCAATCTCGATTGGCTCGACTGGTCGCCGGTCACGAAGCAGGCCCAGCGCAACTGGATCGGGAAGTCGGAAGGCGCGCAGCTCACCTTTGCGGTGTCGGGCCGCAGCGAGCGCATCACGGTGTTCACCACGCGCGCGGACACGATCTTTGGCGCCACGTACCTCGTGCTGGCGCCCGAACATCCGTTGGTGGCGTCCATCACCACCGATGCGCAGCGGAGCGATGTTGCTGCCTACCAGGAGCGTGCGACGAAGCAGGATCTCATCTCGCGCAAAAGCAGCAAGGACAAGACCGGGGTGTTCACCGGCGCGTATGCCGTCAATCCCGCCACGGGGCAGAACATCCCGATCTGGATCGCCGACTACGTGCTGATGGAATACGGCACCGGGGCCATCATGGCCGTGCCCGGGCACGACGAGCGGGACTTCGAATTTGCGCAGGTGTTTGATCTGCCCGTCGTGCGTGTGGTGGCTGCGGCCGACCAGCAGGCCGACACGGCACTCGGTGATGCCGCCTTCACCGACGACGATGATGCCTGTCGTCTGGTGAATTCAGGTCCGTTCGACGGGCTTGCGGTGCGCGACGCCAAGCGCGAAGTGACCGCGTGGCTGGCCGACGGGGGGCATGGCACGGCCGTGACCAATTATCGCCTGCACGACTGGTGCATTTCGCGGCAGCGCTATTGGGGACCGCCGATTCCGATCATCTACTGCGAAGACTGCGGCGCCGTGCCGGTGCCCGAGTCGCAGTTGCCGGTGGAATTGCCGTTCATTCCCGACTTCAAGCCCGATGACTCGGGCATCTCGCCGCTCGCCCGTCACGAAGAGTGGTACCGGGTGCCGTGCCCGACCTGCGGCAAAAACGCACGTCGGGAGACCGACGTGTCCGACACGTTCCTCGACAGCGCCTGGTACTTCCTGCGCTACCCGAGCGCGACGCGCGACGACGTGCCGTTCGATGCCGCGCGCACGAAGACGTGGTTGCCGGTGAACTCGTACATCGGCGGCAACGAACATGCCGTGCTGCACCTGCTGTATTCGCGTTTCATCACGATGGTCCTGAAGGACGCGGGGCACATCGACTTCGAGGAGCCGTTCACGCGCTTCCGCGCCCACGGCATGATCATCCGCGAAGGCGCCAAGATGTCGAAGTCGAAGGGCAACGTCATCAACCCCGATCAGTACATGGAGGAATGGGGCGCCGACGCCTTCCGCATGTATCTGATGTTCCTCGGACCGTATGAGGAGGGGGGGGATTTCCGCGATCAGGGCATCAGCGGTGTCCGGCGTTTCCTGGACCGTCTGTGGGCCTCGGTGCGGGACGCCGTTCGTGACGGAAGCCCCGACCCGGACGTCATTCGCAAGTTGCATCGCACGATCAAGAAGGTTGGTGAGGACTCGGCCAACCTGGGGTACAACACGGCGATTGCGGCGATGATGGAGTACATGAATGCCGTGCGTCGTGGTGAGCGGGTCGCGCATCGCGCCGAGGTCGAGCCGCTGGTGCAGCTCGTGGCGCCCTACGCGCCGCACCTGGCCGAGGAGTGCTGGGAAACGCTCGGTCATCAGGGCAGTGTCTTCGACGCCGGCTGGCCCAGCTTCGACGCCGCGCAGCTAGTGGACGACGAAGTGGATCTGGTGGTGCAGGTGAACGGCAAGGTGCGCGGGAAGATTCGCGTGCCGGCCGATATTGGCAGTGATGAGGCCATGGTCCGGGCTGTATCTGACGAAACGATCGCCAAGTTTGTCGTGGGAACACCGAAGAAGGTGATCTTCGTACCGAAGCGGTTGCTCAACATCGTGGTCTGA
- a CDS encoding N(4)-(beta-N-acetylglucosaminyl)-L-asparaginase, whose translation MSVTRRDFLERSAALAAAGFVPRLPDDWWSEATAAPPGTTPGFRARPVVVSSANGLRGVKVAYDRMQTGEDPLDAAIAGVNIQELDPEDQSVGLGGLPNEEGVVQLDASCMHGPTRRAGSVAAIEDIATPSLVAKAVMDYTDHVMLVGVGAKRFAKAMGFKEQNLLTDKSRQDWMRWKARLNANDAWLDHDDDIKIKFTTGTINMNAVNTAGDIASVTTTSGMAWKVPGRIGDSPIIGAGQYCDNLVGAAGSTGRGEANIKTCASFLAVEFMRQGLAPQEALMKTLERVVAMTETRLLGPNGRPKFDLEFYAITKDGRYTGATLYSGGKFAVCDERGARLEDAAFLYRR comes from the coding sequence GTGTCCGTGACTCGTCGTGACTTTCTCGAGCGCTCCGCCGCGCTTGCCGCCGCCGGTTTTGTACCCCGACTTCCGGACGATTGGTGGAGTGAGGCGACCGCGGCCCCCCCAGGCACCACACCCGGGTTCCGGGCGCGTCCCGTGGTGGTCTCTTCGGCCAATGGCCTGCGCGGGGTGAAAGTGGCGTACGATCGCATGCAGACGGGTGAAGACCCGCTCGATGCGGCGATTGCCGGCGTGAATATCCAGGAGCTCGATCCCGAGGACCAGTCGGTGGGATTGGGTGGGCTGCCCAACGAGGAGGGGGTGGTGCAGCTCGATGCCTCCTGCATGCATGGCCCGACCCGACGGGCGGGATCCGTGGCCGCCATCGAGGATATCGCCACGCCGTCGCTGGTGGCCAAGGCGGTCATGGACTACACCGATCACGTCATGCTGGTGGGCGTGGGCGCCAAGCGGTTCGCGAAAGCGATGGGCTTCAAGGAGCAGAACCTGCTCACCGACAAGTCGCGTCAGGACTGGATGCGCTGGAAGGCCCGTCTCAATGCCAACGATGCGTGGCTCGATCATGATGACGACATCAAGATCAAGTTCACGACGGGCACCATCAACATGAACGCGGTGAACACCGCCGGGGACATCGCGTCGGTCACGACGACCAGCGGCATGGCGTGGAAGGTGCCGGGCCGTATCGGGGATTCGCCGATCATCGGGGCAGGGCAGTACTGCGACAATCTCGTGGGGGCAGCGGGCAGCACGGGGCGGGGAGAGGCCAACATCAAGACCTGCGCGTCGTTCCTGGCGGTCGAGTTCATGCGCCAGGGGCTCGCCCCTCAGGAGGCGCTGATGAAAACCCTCGAACGGGTTGTGGCCATGACGGAGACCCGACTGCTCGGCCCCAACGGCCGGCCGAAGTTCGACCTCGAGTTCTACGCCATCACCAAGGACGGCCGCTACACCGGCGCCACGCTGTACTCCGGCGGCAAGTTCGCCGTCTGCGACGAACGTGGGGCTCGGCTCGAAGACGCGGCGTTTCTCTATCGCCGCTGA
- a CDS encoding aspartate ammonia-lyase, with amino-acid sequence MTTPAEIADLLRETHFLDGFTDAHLWKLSRHVTPRDLVADETIFNEGEPRQRFAILVSGAVAIEKAADGRSTRLVTLGPGEAVGEGLLLDDSNHGTTARVIMPGKAMLLTRTQIEDITREAPQLYAALVAKAARAISERLRRADATLVGRGRTLGFGGHRTRLEHDLLGEREVPYEALYGVQTLRALENFPITGIPLREFPVLIEALATVKEAAALTNQELGLLDTPVADAIVRAAREIRAGRHHEHFLVDMIQGGAGTSTNMNANEVIANRALELLNQPRGAYQVVGPNDHVNLSQSTNDVYPTAVRVALHKSLAGFSAELARLADAFGEKGTEFASLLKMGRTQMQDAVPMTLGQEFNAFANTLREDVDRLAEAQSLIREINLGATAIGTGINAPPGYADLVARHLTAVSNVPVLTAPDLVEATSDTGAFVQLSGVLKRTATKLSKICNDLRLLSSGPRAGFGEINLPAMQPGSSIMPGKVNPVIPEVVNQVCFDVIGGDVTVTMAAEAGQLQLNAFEPVIAYRLLRGIDMLRNACTVLRERCVTGITANADRMRHFVEHSIGIVTALVPVIGYEAASDVARTALASGRGVFDIVLERKLVTRAQLDEILNPAAMTAPRSVTSDRSVKS; translated from the coding sequence ATGACCACTCCGGCCGAAATCGCCGATCTGCTGCGCGAGACCCATTTCCTCGACGGGTTCACCGACGCGCACCTCTGGAAGCTCTCCCGTCACGTCACGCCGCGTGACCTCGTCGCCGACGAGACCATCTTCAACGAAGGCGAACCACGACAGCGTTTCGCGATTCTGGTCAGTGGGGCCGTGGCGATCGAGAAGGCCGCCGATGGCCGCTCGACCCGCCTGGTGACCCTCGGACCCGGCGAGGCCGTGGGCGAAGGACTGCTGCTCGACGACAGCAATCACGGCACCACGGCCCGCGTGATCATGCCGGGCAAGGCGATGCTGCTCACGCGCACGCAGATCGAAGACATCACCCGCGAAGCGCCGCAGCTCTACGCCGCACTCGTCGCCAAGGCCGCGCGGGCCATTTCCGAACGCCTGCGCCGCGCCGATGCCACACTGGTCGGACGTGGACGCACGCTGGGCTTCGGCGGGCATCGCACGCGCCTCGAGCACGATCTGCTCGGCGAACGCGAAGTGCCGTACGAAGCGCTGTATGGTGTCCAGACACTGCGGGCCCTCGAGAACTTCCCCATCACCGGCATTCCGTTGCGCGAGTTCCCGGTGCTGATCGAAGCGCTGGCCACGGTGAAGGAAGCGGCCGCACTCACCAATCAGGAACTGGGACTGCTCGACACCCCGGTGGCCGATGCCATCGTGCGCGCCGCGCGTGAGATTCGCGCCGGCCGTCACCACGAGCACTTCCTGGTGGACATGATCCAGGGTGGCGCTGGCACGTCGACCAACATGAACGCCAATGAGGTCATCGCGAACCGGGCGCTGGAGCTGCTGAACCAGCCGCGTGGAGCCTATCAGGTGGTCGGCCCGAACGACCATGTGAACCTCAGCCAGTCCACCAACGACGTCTACCCGACCGCGGTGCGCGTTGCGCTGCACAAGAGTCTCGCCGGCTTCAGTGCAGAACTCGCACGCCTCGCCGATGCGTTCGGCGAGAAGGGGACCGAGTTTGCGTCGCTGCTGAAGATGGGCCGCACCCAGATGCAGGACGCCGTGCCCATGACGCTCGGCCAGGAATTCAACGCCTTCGCGAACACGCTGCGTGAGGATGTGGATCGTCTGGCCGAAGCCCAGTCGCTGATTCGCGAGATCAACCTCGGCGCGACCGCCATTGGCACCGGCATCAATGCTCCGCCGGGGTATGCCGATCTCGTGGCCCGCCACCTGACGGCGGTGTCCAACGTCCCGGTGCTGACGGCGCCCGATCTCGTGGAAGCCACCAGCGACACCGGCGCCTTTGTGCAGCTCTCGGGCGTGCTCAAGCGCACGGCCACCAAGCTGTCCAAGATCTGCAACGACCTGCGCTTGCTCTCTTCGGGTCCGCGGGCGGGCTTCGGGGAAATCAACCTACCAGCCATGCAGCCGGGTTCGTCCATCATGCCTGGCAAGGTCAATCCGGTTATTCCCGAAGTGGTCAACCAGGTCTGTTTTGATGTCATCGGCGGCGATGTCACCGTCACCATGGCAGCAGAAGCGGGACAGCTTCAGCTCAATGCCTTTGAACCGGTCATTGCCTACCGACTGTTGCGGGGCATCGACATGCTGCGGAACGCCTGCACCGTGCTTCGCGAGCGTTGTGTCACCGGGATCACAGCCAATGCGGACCGGATGCGTCACTTTGTAGAGCATTCGATCGGGATCGTGACGGCTCTGGTTCCCGTGATCGGGTATGAAGCAGCGAGTGACGTTGCCCGGACGGCGTTGGCCAGCGGTCGCGGGGTCTTTGACATTGTGCTCGAGCGGAAACTGGTCACCCGTGCACAGCTCGATGAGATCCTGAATCCTGCGGCCATGACAGCTCCGCGCAGCGTCACGTCGGACCGTTCCGTGAAGTCATAA